A genomic segment from Gavia stellata isolate bGavSte3 chromosome 4, bGavSte3.hap2, whole genome shotgun sequence encodes:
- the RRP7A gene encoding ribosomal RNA-processing protein 7 homolog A: MAAAEEHVVRTAPAGYTALAVKFGERQRSPHCLLVKEHQVREGAGTAHPPRRTLFVLNVPPYCSPDTLSRLFARCGCVQSVDVCEKPGPAEKKEKLASKFFNRKTVTGFQVAYVVFRKPAGVQAAKALSQEGILLISTESHPVKTGISKWIDNYAASVVDQEELKAEVDAYMQDYDKKIAEEEAKAAKEEGIPDEEGWVKVTRKGRKPGLPRTEAANLRVLEREKQKRARKELLNFYAWQHRETKREHIAQLRKKFEEDKQRIALMRAQRKFRPY; the protein is encoded by the exons ATGGCGGCCGCCGAAGAGCATGTGGTTAGAACGGCGCCGGCGGGCTACACGG CTCTGGCGGTGAAGTTCGGGGAGCGGCAGCGCTCGCCACACTGCCTTCTGGTGAAGGAGCACCAAGTGCGGGAAGGGGCTGGCACCGCGCACCCGCCTCGCCGCACCCTCTTCGTCCTCAACGTCCCCCCGTACTGCAGCCCG GACACTCTGTCTAGGCTGTTTGCCCGCTGTGGGTGTGTCCAGTCTGTGGACGTCTGTGAGAAGCCAGGGCcggcagagaaaaaagaaaaactcgCATCCAAATTCTTCAACCGCAAGACTGTAACG ggaTTTCAAGTAGCATACGTGGTGTTCAGGAAACCAGCTGGTGTCCAGGCAGCCAAGGCCCTGTCACAGGAAGGTATCTTGCTGATATCAACAGAGAGTCACCCTGTGAAAACAGGCATTAGCA AGTGGATCGACAACTATGCGGCCTCAGTCGTGGATCAGGAGGAGCTGAAGGCTGAGGTGGATGCCTACATGCAAGACTATGACAAAAAGATAGCAGAG GAAGAAGCCAAAGCGGCCAAGGAGGAGGGCATTCCAGATGAGGAGGGCTGGGTGAAGGTAACGCGGAAGGGCCGGAAGCCTGGTCTGCCCCGGACAGAGGCAGCCAACCTGCGGGTGctggagagggagaagcagaaaagggcCCGTAAAGAGCTGCTCAACTTCTATGCCTGGCAGCATCGCGAGACAAAGCGAGAGC aCATTGCGCAGTTGAGGAAGAAGTTTGAGGAGGACAAGCAGAGAATCGCACTGATGCGAGCTCAGCGCAAGTTTCGGCCATACTAA